In a genomic window of Lepisosteus oculatus isolate fLepOcu1 chromosome 3, fLepOcu1.hap2, whole genome shotgun sequence:
- the rfx3 gene encoding transcription factor RFX3 isoform X2 yields MQTSEAGSDTASTVTLQTTVAAQPAVPTQVVQQVPVQQQVQAVQQVQHVYPAQVQYVEENNAVYTNGTIRTYSYSEAQMYSQNTGGNYFDTQGSSSQVTTVVSSHSMGAGGIPMGIAGGQIISSSGAYLIGNSMENSAHPTTQTTRASPATIEMAIETLQKSEGLSTQRSSLLNSHLQWLLDNYETAEGVSLPRSTLYNHYLRHCQEQKLDPVNAASFGKLIRSIFMGLRTRRLGTRGNSKYHYYGIRVKPDSPLNRLQEDMQYMALRQQPVQQKQRYKPVQKVDGMGDNFAGSGQHTPTAAEQTVIAQSQHHQQFLDASRALPDFVELDLGDTIMDIITPEDIKTLQTLYREHCEAILDVVVNLQFSLIEKLWQTFWRYSPSVTLEGSTITENSNVSEIEGRLPKSKLILLCKNETVLKWMCNCDHVMYQALVEILIPDVLRPIPSALTQAIRNFAKSLEGWLTNAMNNIPQKMIQTKVAAVSAFAQTLRRYTSLNHLAQAARAVLQNTSQINQMLSDLNRVDFANVQEQASWVCQCEESVVQRLEQDFKLTLQQQSTLEQWAAWLDNVVNQVLKPYEGRPSFPKAARQFLLKWSFYSSMVIRDLTLRSAASFGSFHLIRLLYDEYMFYLVEHRVAQATGETPIAVMGEPGLHIREKNTVQTIQVQID; encoded by the exons GTGCAGGCAGTGCAGCAGGTACAGCACGTCTACCCAGCACAGGTACAATATGTGGAGGAGAACAACGCTGTTTACACTAACGGGACCAT TCGAACGTACTCGTATTCAGAGGCACAGATGTACAGCCAGAACACTGGGGGGAACTACTTTGACACCCAGGGAAGTTCATCTCAGGTGACAACAGTGGTGTCCTCTCACAGCATGGGGGCAGGGGGCATCCCCATGGGCATTGCAGGGGGGCAGATCATCAGCAGCTCTGGGGCCTACCTCATCGGCAATTCCATGGAGAACTCTGCCCACCCCACCACCCAGACTACCCGGGCCTCTCCTGCCACC ATTGAAATGGCGATTGAGACTCTCCAAAAGTCTGAAGGCTTATCCACTCAAAGAAGCTCTCTGCTCAACAGCCAT CTCCAGTGGCTGCTAGACAATTACGAGACAGCGGAGGGGGTAAGCCTTCCCCGCAGCACCCTGTACAACCACTACCTGCGGCACTGCCAGGAGCAGAAGCTGGACCCTGTCAATGCTGCCTCCTTTGGCAAACTCATTCGCTCCATCTTCATGGGGCTGAGGACCAGGAGACTTGGTACCAG GGGCAACTCCAAGTACCACTACTATGGGATTCGTGTGAAGCCAGACTCCCCTCTGAACCGACTGCAAGAAGACATGCAGTACATGGCCCTGAGGCAGCAGCCCGTGCAGCAGAAACAGAG GTACAAGCCTGTGCAGAAAGTGGACGGGATGGGGGACAACTTTGCAGGCAGTGGACAGCACACGCCAACAGCAGCAGAGCAGACTGTCATAGCCCAGAGCCAGCACCACCAGCAGTTTCTGG ATGCCTCTCGAGCACTCCCAGATTTCGTGGAGCTTGACCTTGGCGATACTATTATGGACATCATTACTCCTGAGGATATCAAGACCCTGCAGACCCTGTACAGAGAGCACTGCGAG GCTATTCTGGATGTGGTGGTCAATCTTCAGTTCAGCCTCATTGAGAAGCTCTGGCAAACCTTCTGGCGTTACTCCCCTTCTGTCACACTAGAGGGATCCACCATCACTGAGAACAG cAATGTCAGTGAAATTGAAGGCAGGCTGCCCAAATCAAAACTGATCCTGCTGTGCAAAAATGAGACAGTCCTGAAGTGGATGTGTAACTGCGACCATGTGATGTACCAGGCCCTGGTGGAGATCCTCATCCCTGATGTACTTAGACCTATTCCTA gtGCCTTGACCCAAGCCATCCGCAATTTTGCAAAAAGCCTTGAAGGCTGGCTAACCAATGCCATGAACAATATTCCACAGAAAATGATTCAAACCAAG GTTGCTGCTGTTAGTGCCTTTGCCCAGACCCTGCGGAGATACACTTCTCTGAACCACCTGGCCCAGGCTGCCCGGGCTGTGCTGCAGAACACCTCGCAGATCAACCAGATGCTTAGTGACCTCAACCGCGTGGACTTCGCCAATGTACAG GAACAGGCTTCCTGGGTGTGCCAGTGTGAAGAGAGTGTGGTGCAGAGGCTGGAGCAAGACTTCAAGCTGACCCTGCAGCAGCAGAGCACCCTGGAACAGTGGGCAGCCTGGCTGGACAATGTGGTCAATCAGGTGCTGAAACCGTATGAAGGGAGGCCCAGTTTCCCTAAAGCTGCTCGGCAGTTCCTCTTGAAGTGGTCCTTTTACAG CTCCATGGTGATCCGGGACCTCACCTTACGGAGTGCTGCTAGTTTCGGTTCATTTCATCTCATTCGCCTCCTCTACGACGAGTACATGTTTTATTTAGTGGAGCATCGTGTTGCCCAGGCAACTGGTGAGACGCCCATTGCTGTCATGGGAGAG CCAGGACTGCACATCAGGGAGAAGAACACTGTTCAGACGATTCAGGTTCAGATAGACTGA
- the rfx3 gene encoding transcription factor RFX3 isoform X1: MQTSEAGSDTASTVTLQTTVAAQPAVPTQVVQQVPVQQQVQAVQQVQHVYPAQVQYVEENNAVYTNGTIRTYSYSEAQMYSQNTGGNYFDTQGSSSQVTTVVSSHSMGAGGIPMGIAGGQIISSSGAYLIGNSMENSAHPTTQTTRASPATIEMAIETLQKSEGLSTQRSSLLNSHLQWLLDNYETAEGVSLPRSTLYNHYLRHCQEQKLDPVNAASFGKLIRSIFMGLRTRRLGTRGNSKYHYYGIRVKPDSPLNRLQEDMQYMALRQQPVQQKQRYKPVQKVDGMGDNFAGSGQHTPTAAEQTVIAQSQHHQQFLDASRALPDFVELDLGDTIMDIITPEDIKTLQTLYREHCEAILDVVVNLQFSLIEKLWQTFWRYSPSVTLEGSTITENSNVSEIEGRLPKSKLILLCKNETVLKWMCNCDHVMYQALVEILIPDVLRPIPSALTQAIRNFAKSLEGWLTNAMNNIPQKMIQTKVAAVSAFAQTLRRYTSLNHLAQAARAVLQNTSQINQMLSDLNRVDFANVQEQASWVCQCEESVVQRLEQDFKLTLQQQSTLEQWAAWLDNVVNQVLKPYEGRPSFPKAARQFLLKWSFYSSMVIRDLTLRSAASFGSFHLIRLLYDEYMFYLVEHRVAQATGETPIAVMGEFDDLNTMSPANIDKDEVSDAESEMEDEMEDSGEPLAKREKAEVSQALQGALDGGVQPIILNSLPPEHILPGTPTIRHCSATGNTYASV; the protein is encoded by the exons GTGCAGGCAGTGCAGCAGGTACAGCACGTCTACCCAGCACAGGTACAATATGTGGAGGAGAACAACGCTGTTTACACTAACGGGACCAT TCGAACGTACTCGTATTCAGAGGCACAGATGTACAGCCAGAACACTGGGGGGAACTACTTTGACACCCAGGGAAGTTCATCTCAGGTGACAACAGTGGTGTCCTCTCACAGCATGGGGGCAGGGGGCATCCCCATGGGCATTGCAGGGGGGCAGATCATCAGCAGCTCTGGGGCCTACCTCATCGGCAATTCCATGGAGAACTCTGCCCACCCCACCACCCAGACTACCCGGGCCTCTCCTGCCACC ATTGAAATGGCGATTGAGACTCTCCAAAAGTCTGAAGGCTTATCCACTCAAAGAAGCTCTCTGCTCAACAGCCAT CTCCAGTGGCTGCTAGACAATTACGAGACAGCGGAGGGGGTAAGCCTTCCCCGCAGCACCCTGTACAACCACTACCTGCGGCACTGCCAGGAGCAGAAGCTGGACCCTGTCAATGCTGCCTCCTTTGGCAAACTCATTCGCTCCATCTTCATGGGGCTGAGGACCAGGAGACTTGGTACCAG GGGCAACTCCAAGTACCACTACTATGGGATTCGTGTGAAGCCAGACTCCCCTCTGAACCGACTGCAAGAAGACATGCAGTACATGGCCCTGAGGCAGCAGCCCGTGCAGCAGAAACAGAG GTACAAGCCTGTGCAGAAAGTGGACGGGATGGGGGACAACTTTGCAGGCAGTGGACAGCACACGCCAACAGCAGCAGAGCAGACTGTCATAGCCCAGAGCCAGCACCACCAGCAGTTTCTGG ATGCCTCTCGAGCACTCCCAGATTTCGTGGAGCTTGACCTTGGCGATACTATTATGGACATCATTACTCCTGAGGATATCAAGACCCTGCAGACCCTGTACAGAGAGCACTGCGAG GCTATTCTGGATGTGGTGGTCAATCTTCAGTTCAGCCTCATTGAGAAGCTCTGGCAAACCTTCTGGCGTTACTCCCCTTCTGTCACACTAGAGGGATCCACCATCACTGAGAACAG cAATGTCAGTGAAATTGAAGGCAGGCTGCCCAAATCAAAACTGATCCTGCTGTGCAAAAATGAGACAGTCCTGAAGTGGATGTGTAACTGCGACCATGTGATGTACCAGGCCCTGGTGGAGATCCTCATCCCTGATGTACTTAGACCTATTCCTA gtGCCTTGACCCAAGCCATCCGCAATTTTGCAAAAAGCCTTGAAGGCTGGCTAACCAATGCCATGAACAATATTCCACAGAAAATGATTCAAACCAAG GTTGCTGCTGTTAGTGCCTTTGCCCAGACCCTGCGGAGATACACTTCTCTGAACCACCTGGCCCAGGCTGCCCGGGCTGTGCTGCAGAACACCTCGCAGATCAACCAGATGCTTAGTGACCTCAACCGCGTGGACTTCGCCAATGTACAG GAACAGGCTTCCTGGGTGTGCCAGTGTGAAGAGAGTGTGGTGCAGAGGCTGGAGCAAGACTTCAAGCTGACCCTGCAGCAGCAGAGCACCCTGGAACAGTGGGCAGCCTGGCTGGACAATGTGGTCAATCAGGTGCTGAAACCGTATGAAGGGAGGCCCAGTTTCCCTAAAGCTGCTCGGCAGTTCCTCTTGAAGTGGTCCTTTTACAG CTCCATGGTGATCCGGGACCTCACCTTACGGAGTGCTGCTAGTTTCGGTTCATTTCATCTCATTCGCCTCCTCTACGACGAGTACATGTTTTATTTAGTGGAGCATCGTGTTGCCCAGGCAACTGGTGAGACGCCCATTGCTGTCATGGGAGAG TTTGATGATCTCAATACCATGTCACCTGCAAATATCGACAAAG ATGAAGTGAGTGACGCGGAGAGCGAGATGGAGGATGAAATGGAGGACTCGGGGGAACCACTGGCTAAGAGAGAGAAAGCAGAGGTGAGCCAGGCTTTACAGGGGGCGCTGGACGGCGGTGTTCAGCCTATCATCCTGAACTCTCTGCCACCTGAGCACATCCTCCCTGGCACGCCCACCATCCGGCACTGCAGCGCCACCGGAAACACCTACGCCTCGGTCTGA